The Cytobacillus firmus genome segment AATGAAACAGGAATTGGATGCGTTTATTGAATGTCAGGATACATGGGATCACAAGCATGCGATTGAATCGTTCTTTAACAAAAAGCCGCCAGTATTTAAAGGGATATAGTTAGTTATAAAAATTGAATCAGGGAGTTGTTTTAAAAATGAAAGAAGCACTAATGTACCCGGCTGCTACTGCACTAGTAAAAGTTCTGGCAGGTGTTGAGAGCGGGGAAAAGGTTGTCATCTTAACAGATTTTTTAACGGATGGAATCACAAAAGTTCTGGCATCTGTTGTTTGTTCACTCGACGCAGAGCCCATCACGATCTCCATGCCGCCAAGGAAAGGGCATGGAGATGCATTGCCGGATGCAGTGGCAGCGGCTATGAAAGAGGCAGATGTGATCATCGCACCGACAACTTATAATATTGCCCATACAAAAGCACGCCATGATGCGCAAAAGGCCGGGGCCCGCGTATTAATCTTACCTGAAGCACATGAAGACATTTTATTAAGCAAGGGGCTGCGTGCTGACTTTGCTGCACTAAGACCTCAAGTTGAGAAACTGGCAGACCTATTGACCAATGGAGAATCTGTCCGCATTACAACATCCCTTGGAACAGATTTAAGATTCTCCATCAAAGGCAGGTCAGGCAGAGCCTTAACAGGGTTTGCAAATAGCACGGATGTTTCGGCAGCGCACTGTATAGAATCCAGCATTGCCCCTGTTGAAGGAACCGCTGAAGGTATTTTAGTGGTGGATGGAAGTATTCCGGGAGTTGGTTTAATGGAGACTCCGGTTGAAGTGGTATTTAAGGAAGGAAAGGCCGTTTCGATTACGGGAGGCAGAGAAGCGGAGCAATTCAGGAAGATATTAATGGAGAAGAATGATGAAGAAGGAAATATCTATTTTGCTGGTGAGTTTGGCATAGGCATGAATCCGGAATGTGAATTGGAAAACAGCATGCTAAGTGATGAAGGTGTTTTTGGAACCATCCATATTGCTTTAGGTACGAATGCATATATTGGGGGAACTGTTAAGGCCAAAGGGCATTACGATATGGTCGTTAAGGATCCCCGGGTAGAAATTGACGGGAGACTTATTCTGGACAATCAGGAACTCTATTTAATTGAAGATAAAGCCTTAAATAGACTTTGAAACAGTGGAATTCATTTTATAGAAGGAGATGATTTGAATGGGTGCATTGGAAGGCATTAGAGTAATTGACTTGAGCCAGGTCATGGCAGGGCCATATTGCGGTATGCTGCTGGCTGATATGGGTGCTGATGTTATAAAAGTGGAACCGCCAAAAGGTGAGAGTACCAGAAGATGGTCCCCATATAAGGAAGGGGAGAGCGGTGCGTTTATGGCGATAAATCGCAACAAGCGCAGCATAACGCTTGATTTAAAAAGCAGTGAAGATCAGAAGGTGTTTTACAAGTTAATTGAAACTGCGGATATTTTGATAGAAAATTTCCGCCCCGGGGTTGTAAAGCGACTGGGAGTTGACTATGAAACCCTCAATCAGATAAATCCGAAACTCATCTATTGCTCTATTTCCGGATTTGGCCAGTATGGCCCATATTCCTCCCGTGGCGGTTATGACTTAATCGCACAGGGAATGACCGGCATTATGAGTGTGACAGGTGAACGGAATGGCAACCCGGTGAAATGCGGACTTCCGATTATCGATTTGGGTTCTGGCCTGTTTTCTGTCTATGGTATTTTATCCGCATTGTATGCAAGGGTTCATTCCAATGAGGGGCAGTATATTGACGCATCTTTATATGATACGGGAATCGCATTGTCGGTTTGGGAAAGCACTCAATATTGGTTTACGGGAGAAACACCTGCACCTACTGGAAGCGGACACCGCTTGTCTGCTCCTTACCAGGCATTTCGTGCCAGTGATGGTTATTTTACTGTTGGTGCAGATACACCGCATCATTGGCCCGTGTTCTGCCAGATCATCGGCAGACCTGAATTCTTATCGGATGACCGATTTGTTGATGATGCCTCCCGAATTCAGCACTTAAATGAATTTGTCAGATTAATTGAAGAGAAAACAAGTCTGAATCCAAGACACTACTGGCTGGAAAAATTCGAGAAAGCGGGGATTCCCGCAGGCCCGATCAATACCTATCCTGAATCTTTAAATGACCAGCACACACTATCCAGAAGAATGGTAGAAGAGGTTGTACACCCTGTTGCCGGGAAAATAAAAGCATTAGGGATTCCTGTTAAACTATCAAAAACACCTGGAAAGGTTGCAAAAGCTGCGCCTGTACTGGGAGAACATAAGGAAGAGATTTTAAAAGAATTAGGGCTCGCAGCTAAATAACATTTAAATCCTGCTACTCAGTAAGGAGAAGGATATACATGATTAAACCTTTAAAAGGACGTGTTCCATCCATTCATGCCGAAACCATGGTACACGGCTCGGCACAAGTGATAGGAGACGTCAGAATAGCCAAGAATGTGAGTGTATGGCCTCAATCAGTCTTACGGGCAGATGATGATAATTTTATCGAAATTGGTGAAGGAAGCAATATTCAGGACGGGTGTATCTGTCATGTGACACCAGAGGCTCCATTAAGGATAGGGAGAATGGTAACGGTAGGGCATGGTGCCATTTTACATGCCTGTACGGTCGAGGATGGAGCATTGATTGGCATCGGTTCTATTATCTTAGATGGAGCGGTCATTGAAAAAGGAGCACAAGTGGGAGCGGGTGCATTAGTTCCTCCAGGGAAAGTGATTCCAAAAGGCAGCTTGGCTGTTGGAGTTCCTGCCAAAATTGTGCGTGAACTAACAGAGAATGAAAGACATGACCTGGAAAAAAATGCAGAAGAATACATTGAGCTATGGAAACGCGATTATCGTGAAGAGAGTGAGGAGTCATTATGATTAATGAGAATAAAAGTTTAGCAGAAAGAGGAGACAGTGTTCTGCCCCCGGCTGCCAACAGAGTAACGAGGATAGGTGTAACGAAAGCATTTGGCTCAACCGTAGAGGATGAAAACGGAAAAAAATATCTCGATTTTGCCAGCGGTGTAGGAGTAAATAATGTTGGACACTGCCATCCCGAGGTAATTGAAGCGGTAAAGCAGCAGCTGGATACGATGATTCATATTGGCCATAATGTGGCCTACTATCCATCCTATATTCAACTGGCGGAGAAGTTAAACGAATTAACCGGAAAAGAGAAGATGGTGTACTTTTCAAATAGCGGAGCAGAAGCGAATGAGGGAGCAATAAAATTAGCAAAAAAAGCGACAAAGCGTCCAGCCATTTTATCATTCAAACGGGGATTCCATGGACGGACACTCGCAGCGACATCGATCACTTTCTCAAGCTCAGCTTATCGTCAGGATTATGAAGGCCTTCTTCCAAGCGTATATGCTTGTGAATATCCATATCCTTTTAGAACCGGGCTTAGTTATGAAGAAGAGACGAAACGATGTATTCAAAGCATCCATGAAGTATTCCAGTATCAAGTTGCTCCATCCCAGGTAGCAGCCATAATCCTTGAACCAGTACAGGGAGAGGGAGGGTATATTGTACCCCGAAAGAATTTTTGAAACAAATAAGAGAAATATGTAATCAGCATGGGATATTGCTTATTTTTGATGAAGTACAGACCGGATTCGGAAGAACAGGGAAAATGTTTGCTTATGAACATTTTGGAGTTGAGCCGGACATTCTTACCTTAGGAAAGGGAATTGCTTCAGGCTTCCCTTTAAGTGCCATCATTGCCAAGAAAGAAATTATGGAGAAATGGGAGCCGGGAACACATGGAGGCACTTATGGCGGAAATCCTGTCTCGTGTGCGGCTGCCTTGGCTTCCATTGAAATTTTAAAACGGGAAGGGATAGATAATGCCCAAACTTTAGGGGGATATTTAAAGCAGCAATTATATGATTTACAGTCAGAATATTCCGTTATTGGTGATGTTAGAGGTCTGGGCCTGATGATTGGCATTGAGTTCACGGATGAAAAAGGCTGCCCGGATGCCAGTACAGTAAATTGGCTGAAGAATTTTGCTTTAGAAAACGGAGTCATTCTTTTAACCTGCGGCACTGAGAAGAATGTTTTGCGGTTTATCCCGCCTGTAACGGTATTAAAAGAGGAACTTGATCAAGCAGTTTCTGTACTGAAAGAAGGATTGCAGCAGCTCGCAAAAAAGGAGAACGGTCATGCTATATATTAATGGAGAATGGAAATCTTCTAATAAAAATAAATCGATAACTGTGTATAATCCTGCTACTTTAGAAAAATTCGGTACGGTCGCTTATGGAGGAAAGGAAGAAGCCGAGGAAGCCATCCAGGCAGCATCCGCTGCCTTTCAAGACTGGAAGAAAACAAGCGCAGTTGAAAAATCGCAATATCTGAGAAAGATTGCCGATTGTCTAAGAGACAGAGAAGAAGAACTGGCAGTAACCATTACGAAAGAGATGGGTAAACCCCTGAAAGAATCCATTGGTGAAGTCAAACTGGCGATTTCCTATATGGATTGGTATGCAGAGGAAGCGAAGCGTATTTATGGAGAGACGATTCCAGCTTCCAGCCGTGATAAGCGCATACTGGTACTGCAGGAGCCAGTTGGGGTGACGGGTGCGATTACACCATGGAACTTTCCAGCCGCCATGGTTACCCGCAAAATTGCCCCAGCGTTAGCTGCCGGGTGTCCTGTCATCCTAAAACCAGCTTCAGCTACTCCCTTAACGGCAGTGAAGATATTCGAAGCCATTCATCAGGCTGGTCTGCCAAAAGGAGTAGCCAATTTGATTATTGGACCTTCTAATGAGATTGCCCAAACGTTATTAGACAGCAAGCAGGTGCGAAAACTGACTTTCACAGGTTCAACGGCAGTTGGGAAAAAGCTGATGAGAGACGCATCCAATACGGTCAAAAAAGTTTCAATGGAATTAGGCGGTCATGCCCCCTTTATCGTATTTGAGGATGCTGATTTAGAGAAAGCAGCAGAAGCAGCGGTTGCGAGCAAGTTCAGGAATGCAGGACAAACGTGTGTATGCACAAACCGGATTTATGTTCAGAAGGAAGCAGCAGAGGAATTTACCCGCTTGTTTGCAGAAAAGGTAAATCGTCTGCAAATCGGGAATGGCATGGATGATGATACAGATATTGGGCCATTAATTAATGAAGAAAGCCTTGATAAAGTTGTTGAACATGTGGAAGATGCCAAAGAAAAAGGCGGTGTGGTGATTTGCGGCGGATCACTGGCAGATATGGATGCTAAAGGTGTATTCTATCAGCCTACTGTTATTCAACATGCAAATGAGTCGATGAAGATTGCAAGAGAAGAAACTTTTGGCCCAGTGGTGCCGATTTTCACCTTTG includes the following:
- a CDS encoding aminopeptidase, whose amino-acid sequence is MKEALMYPAATALVKVLAGVESGEKVVILTDFLTDGITKVLASVVCSLDAEPITISMPPRKGHGDALPDAVAAAMKEADVIIAPTTYNIAHTKARHDAQKAGARVLILPEAHEDILLSKGLRADFAALRPQVEKLADLLTNGESVRITTSLGTDLRFSIKGRSGRALTGFANSTDVSAAHCIESSIAPVEGTAEGILVVDGSIPGVGLMETPVEVVFKEGKAVSITGGREAEQFRKILMEKNDEEGNIYFAGEFGIGMNPECELENSMLSDEGVFGTIHIALGTNAYIGGTVKAKGHYDMVVKDPRVEIDGRLILDNQELYLIEDKALNRL
- a CDS encoding CaiB/BaiF CoA transferase family protein, producing MGALEGIRVIDLSQVMAGPYCGMLLADMGADVIKVEPPKGESTRRWSPYKEGESGAFMAINRNKRSITLDLKSSEDQKVFYKLIETADILIENFRPGVVKRLGVDYETLNQINPKLIYCSISGFGQYGPYSSRGGYDLIAQGMTGIMSVTGERNGNPVKCGLPIIDLGSGLFSVYGILSALYARVHSNEGQYIDASLYDTGIALSVWESTQYWFTGETPAPTGSGHRLSAPYQAFRASDGYFTVGADTPHHWPVFCQIIGRPEFLSDDRFVDDASRIQHLNEFVRLIEEKTSLNPRHYWLEKFEKAGIPAGPINTYPESLNDQHTLSRRMVEEVVHPVAGKIKALGIPVKLSKTPGKVAKAAPVLGEHKEEILKELGLAAK
- a CDS encoding gamma carbonic anhydrase family protein, with translation MIKPLKGRVPSIHAETMVHGSAQVIGDVRIAKNVSVWPQSVLRADDDNFIEIGEGSNIQDGCICHVTPEAPLRIGRMVTVGHGAILHACTVEDGALIGIGSIILDGAVIEKGAQVGAGALVPPGKVIPKGSLAVGVPAKIVRELTENERHDLEKNAEEYIELWKRDYREESEESL
- a CDS encoding NAD-dependent succinate-semialdehyde dehydrogenase, translated to MLYINGEWKSSNKNKSITVYNPATLEKFGTVAYGGKEEAEEAIQAASAAFQDWKKTSAVEKSQYLRKIADCLRDREEELAVTITKEMGKPLKESIGEVKLAISYMDWYAEEAKRIYGETIPASSRDKRILVLQEPVGVTGAITPWNFPAAMVTRKIAPALAAGCPVILKPASATPLTAVKIFEAIHQAGLPKGVANLIIGPSNEIAQTLLDSKQVRKLTFTGSTAVGKKLMRDASNTVKKVSMELGGHAPFIVFEDADLEKAAEAAVASKFRNAGQTCVCTNRIYVQKEAAEEFTRLFAEKVNRLQIGNGMDDDTDIGPLINEESLDKVVEHVEDAKEKGGVVICGGSLADMDAKGVFYQPTVIQHANESMKIAREETFGPVVPIFTFETEEEAIERANHPEYGLASYCFTSDLNRAFRVMESLEYGIIGINDAMPTTAQAPFGGMKESGVGREGGKYGMMEYLEEKFVSLNIG